In the Bacteroidota bacterium genome, GTTTCCAGGCCAGGTCGGCATTTTCTGGAGTCGGGTTTACAACCCATGAAGCCGAAATGATCACCAGTCATCCCATACGGCGAAAAATCGTTATGATCCTTATGTTGCTGGGAAATGCCGGTATAGTCACGGTGATGGCCTCTATCCTGCTTACCTTTATCCATAAAGACACAGCCGGTCTTGCCTGGTATTATAACCTTGCCGCACTCGCCGGGGGAGTCGGCCTCATCATGTTTCTCTCAGCCAATAAAAGAATCGACAATTGGCTTTTTACCAAGATCACACTTACCCTGAAAAAAACAACCAATTGGCATCTTCGCGATCATATCTCCCTGGTAAAATTGCACGATGATTTTCATTTAACCGAACTTCAAGTGAAAAAGGGTGACTGGACAGTAGGAAAAACATTAAACGATCCCGAAATAACAAAGCTTAATATCAGAATTTTAGGAATTGTTAAAAAGAAAAA is a window encoding:
- a CDS encoding TrkA C-terminal domain-containing protein, with the translated sequence MLPVISVITIILFSILITKIATVALVNTGLSSEIARFQARSAFSGVGFTTHEAEMITSHPIRRKIVMILMLLGNAGIVTVMASILLTFIHKDTAGLAWYYNLAALAGGVGLIMFLSANKRIDNWLFTKITLTLKKTTNWHLRDHISLVKLHDDFHLTELQVKKGDWTVGKTLNDPEITKLNIRILGIVKKKNDFLPFPDVNTLIEEGDNLTVFGKESDIKILDHPVKD